One Kitasatospora sp. NBC_01287 DNA window includes the following coding sequences:
- a CDS encoding PspC domain-containing protein, which produces MRTLARPRHHRMIAGVCAGVAERFGLSAGTVRVIFLVSCLLPGPQILIYPALWLLLPQEP; this is translated from the coding sequence ATGCGCACCCTCGCCCGCCCCCGCCACCACCGCATGATCGCCGGCGTCTGCGCCGGCGTCGCCGAGCGCTTCGGCCTCTCCGCCGGGACGGTCCGGGTGATCTTCCTGGTCTCCTGCCTGCTGCCCGGCCCGCAGATCCTGATCTACCCGGCCCTGTGGCTGCTGCTCCCCCAGGAACCGTGA
- a CDS encoding VanZ family protein has translation MLGTPAVRAAGPDGLPLALRSVGLSLLALYFLLLAWVTLRQVPTAWAYDANLTPFASVHRALATGGAAGLRQVAGELALLAPLGVLLPVAGGRPRAAWLPSFLQTLGGTALIATAVEVLRTGVAGHVLNVDDILLGVIGAATAHLLVVPAGRAWLRTREAREPAAVPARPEPAAAEGAEAAPRSSGGTPTAAGSEARRERVGDILGTRAHHPRVHRPGQFTAGHHRGAPSARAHRR, from the coding sequence GTGCTCGGCACCCCGGCGGTCCGCGCGGCGGGACCGGACGGACTGCCGCTCGCGCTGCGCTCGGTGGGTCTGAGCCTGCTCGCGCTCTACTTCCTGCTGCTGGCCTGGGTGACGCTGCGCCAGGTGCCGACCGCCTGGGCGTACGACGCCAATCTGACGCCCTTCGCCTCCGTGCACCGCGCGCTCGCCACCGGCGGGGCGGCCGGGCTGCGGCAGGTGGCGGGCGAGTTGGCGCTGCTGGCCCCGCTCGGTGTGCTGCTGCCGGTCGCGGGCGGGCGCCCGCGCGCGGCCTGGCTGCCGTCCTTCCTGCAGACCCTCGGCGGCACCGCGCTGATCGCCACCGCGGTCGAGGTGCTGCGCACCGGCGTGGCGGGTCACGTGCTGAACGTGGACGACATACTGCTGGGCGTGATCGGCGCGGCGACGGCCCACCTGCTGGTGGTCCCGGCCGGCCGCGCCTGGCTGCGGACCCGGGAGGCGCGGGAGCCGGCGGCCGTACCCGCGCGCCCCGAACCGGCGGCCGCGGAGGGCGCGGAGGCGGCCCCGCGGTCGAGCGGCGGCACGCCGACGGCGGCCGGTTCCGAGGCCCGGCGCGAGCGAGTCGGCGACATCCTGGGCACCCGGGCCCACCACCCGCGCGTCCACCGCCCGGGCCAGTTCACCGCCGGGCACCACCGCGGCGCCCCCTCGGCCCGCGCCCACCGCCGCTGA
- a CDS encoding cell wall metabolism sensor histidine kinase WalK, producing the protein MTDHQNRRLTGVLRRRLRLSSLRVRLAAVFAVVALTAAVSASGIAYWLNRDAVLKRAQDTALTAFRSSLSSDVSSLPLGASCPALIQLANDVASSGLNFNVVVVDDSQPGCTATSDPRFTVAQVPHPLLTAVATPRPLAMGNQYAYHLYWQRVNINGEPFVVGGTKVVPSGPTAYMFKSLDNERADLDTLGWSLAVATALALIAATLLAQAASATVLRPVRRLGEAARRLGEGKLETRLEVSGADELADLARTFNRTAEALGAQVEELSAREAQSRRFVADMSHELRTPLTAMTAVTDILEDEAESLDPMIAPAVRLVVSETRRLSDLVENLMEVTRFDAGTAKLVADEMDIADLIMSCIDGRAWYDAVEVDAPRGVLAVVDPRRLDVVFANLIGNALKHGGSPVRVKVSQGTGPTGAGEVVVEVCDSGPGIPPDVLPHVFDRFFKADKGRARSEGSGLGLSIAMANAQIHGGTISAANSPDGGGAVFTLRLPLRPPNRDGLADGEAGPADGLGGPGGAHTRPGGSGEHTERRSDQ; encoded by the coding sequence GTGACTGACCATCAGAACCGCCGCCTGACCGGCGTCCTGCGGCGGCGGCTGCGGCTGAGTTCGCTGCGGGTCCGGCTGGCCGCGGTGTTCGCCGTGGTCGCGCTGACCGCCGCCGTCTCGGCCTCCGGCATCGCCTACTGGCTGAACCGCGACGCGGTGCTCAAGCGCGCCCAGGACACCGCGCTCACCGCTTTCCGCTCCTCGCTCAGCAGCGACGTCTCCAGCCTGCCGCTCGGCGCCAGTTGCCCGGCGCTCATCCAGCTGGCCAACGACGTGGCGAGCTCGGGCCTGAACTTCAACGTGGTGGTGGTGGACGACAGCCAGCCCGGCTGCACCGCGACCTCCGACCCGCGCTTCACCGTGGCCCAGGTGCCGCACCCACTGCTGACCGCGGTCGCCACGCCGCGCCCGCTGGCCATGGGCAACCAGTACGCCTACCACCTCTACTGGCAGCGGGTGAACATCAACGGCGAGCCGTTCGTGGTCGGCGGCACCAAGGTGGTGCCGAGCGGCCCGACCGCCTACATGTTCAAGTCGCTGGACAACGAGCGGGCCGATCTCGACACGCTGGGCTGGTCCCTGGCGGTGGCCACCGCGCTGGCACTGATCGCGGCCACCCTGCTGGCCCAGGCCGCCTCCGCCACCGTGCTCCGCCCGGTCCGCCGACTCGGCGAGGCCGCGCGGCGGTTGGGCGAGGGCAAGCTGGAGACCCGGCTGGAGGTCAGCGGCGCGGACGAACTGGCCGACCTGGCCAGGACCTTCAACCGCACCGCCGAGGCCTTGGGCGCGCAGGTCGAGGAGTTGAGCGCCCGCGAGGCGCAGAGCCGCCGCTTCGTCGCCGACATGTCGCACGAGCTGCGCACCCCGCTGACCGCGATGACGGCGGTCACCGACATCCTGGAGGACGAGGCCGAGTCGCTCGACCCGATGATCGCACCGGCCGTGCGACTGGTGGTCAGCGAGACCCGCCGGCTCTCCGACCTGGTGGAGAACCTGATGGAGGTGACCCGGTTCGACGCCGGCACCGCCAAGCTGGTCGCCGACGAGATGGACATCGCCGACCTGATCATGTCCTGCATCGACGGCCGGGCCTGGTACGACGCGGTCGAGGTGGACGCCCCGCGCGGGGTGCTGGCCGTGGTCGACCCGCGCCGGCTCGACGTGGTCTTCGCCAACCTGATCGGCAACGCGCTCAAGCACGGCGGCTCGCCGGTGCGGGTCAAGGTCAGCCAGGGCACCGGGCCCACCGGCGCGGGCGAGGTGGTGGTCGAGGTCTGCGACAGCGGCCCCGGCATCCCCCCGGACGTGCTGCCGCACGTCTTCGACCGGTTCTTCAAGGCCGACAAGGGGCGGGCCCGCTCGGAGGGCAGCGGGCTCGGGCTCTCCATCGCGATGGCCAACGCTCAGATCCACGGCGGCACCATCTCCGCCGCCAACTCCCCGGACGGCGGCGGGGCGGTCTTCACCCTGCGGCTGCCGCTGCGCCCGCCCAACCGGGACGGCCTCGCGGACGGCGAGGCGGGCCCGGCCGACGGACTCGGCGGGCCGGGCGGAGCGCACACACGGCCGGGGGGCTCGGGGGAGCACACCGAGCGGAGGTCGGACCAGTGA
- a CDS encoding response regulator transcription factor, which produces MPFLLLIEDDDAIRTGLELALTRQGHRVAAAASGEDGLRLFKEQRPDLIVLDVMLPGIDGFEVCRRIRRSDQLPIILLTARSDDIDVVVGLESGADDYVVKPVQPRVLDARIRAVLRRGERENSDSSAYGSVVIDRSAMTVTKDGEDLQLTPTELRLLLELSRRPGQALSRQQLLRLVWEHDYLGDSRLVDACVQRLRAKVEDVPSAPTLIRTVRGVGYRLDPPA; this is translated from the coding sequence GTGCCTTTCCTCCTACTGATCGAGGACGACGACGCCATCCGGACCGGCCTCGAACTCGCCCTCACCCGCCAGGGCCACCGCGTGGCCGCCGCAGCGTCCGGAGAGGACGGCCTTCGGCTCTTCAAGGAACAACGTCCGGACCTGATCGTTCTTGACGTGATGCTGCCCGGAATCGACGGCTTCGAGGTCTGCCGCCGGATCCGGCGCAGCGACCAACTGCCGATCATCCTGCTGACCGCCCGCTCGGACGACATCGACGTGGTGGTGGGGCTGGAGTCCGGCGCCGACGACTACGTGGTCAAGCCGGTGCAGCCACGGGTGCTGGACGCCCGGATCCGCGCCGTGCTGCGCCGCGGTGAGCGGGAGAACTCGGACTCCTCGGCCTACGGCTCGGTGGTGATCGACCGCTCGGCGATGACCGTCACCAAGGACGGCGAGGACCTCCAGCTGACCCCCACCGAACTGCGCCTGCTGCTCGAACTGAGCCGCCGGCCCGGCCAGGCGCTCTCCCGCCAGCAACTGCTGCGGCTGGTCTGGGAGCACGACTACCTGGGCGACTCCCGGCTGGTGGACGCCTGCGTGCAGCGGCTGCGGGCCAAGGTCGAGGATGTGCCCTCGGCCCCCACGCTGATCCGCACGGTGCGCGGGGTGGGCTATCGTCTGGACCCGCCCGCCTGA
- a CDS encoding SigE family RNA polymerase sigma factor produces the protein MNATLETRGILDAHNPAVRGVRPAARVRVEHCSGARRVSGGSRAGVVPGGAFGGTHGGTHGAAGTGRTAVGSGEPTGDRTTGATLYRLAPVEGAVRQSEQGGAQGEPSTTEVDHLTEFTAYVRERRASLYATAYHLTGDRFEAEDLLQSALFSTYRAWGRITDKAAVGGYLRRTMTNLHISAWRRRKLNEYPTEELPETVGDTDAMGGTELRAVLWQALAKLPENQRTMLVLRYYEGRTDPEIADILGISVGTVKSSIWRALRRLREDEQLNRNGDTAHAFGELVA, from the coding sequence ATGAACGCAACGCTTGAGACCCGGGGCATCCTGGATGCGCACAACCCGGCCGTCCGCGGCGTGCGTCCAGCGGCGCGGGTCCGGGTCGAGCACTGCTCGGGGGCCCGCCGGGTGAGCGGCGGGAGCAGGGCGGGGGTCGTGCCCGGGGGAGCGTTCGGGGGGACGCACGGGGGCACGCACGGGGCAGCGGGGACGGGGCGGACCGCAGTCGGCTCGGGGGAGCCGACGGGGGACCGGACCACGGGCGCCACCCTCTACCGGCTCGCGCCGGTAGAGGGTGCCGTCCGGCAGAGCGAGCAGGGTGGCGCGCAGGGGGAGCCCTCGACCACCGAGGTGGACCACCTCACGGAGTTCACCGCGTATGTGCGCGAGCGCCGCGCCTCCCTGTACGCCACTGCCTACCACCTGACCGGTGACCGCTTCGAGGCCGAGGACCTGCTGCAGAGCGCGCTCTTCAGCACCTACCGCGCCTGGGGCCGGATCACCGACAAGGCGGCGGTCGGCGGATACCTGCGCCGCACCATGACCAACCTGCACATCTCGGCCTGGCGCCGGCGCAAGCTCAACGAGTACCCGACCGAGGAGCTGCCGGAGACGGTCGGCGACACCGACGCCATGGGCGGCACCGAGCTGCGCGCCGTGCTCTGGCAGGCGCTCGCCAAGCTTCCCGAGAACCAGCGCACCATGCTGGTGCTGCGCTACTACGAGGGCCGCACCGACCCGGAGATCGCCGACATCCTGGGCATCAGCGTCGGCACCGTCAAGAGCAGCATCTGGCGCGCCCTGCGCCGGTTGCGCGAGGACGAGCAGCTCAACCGCAACGGCGACACCGCGCACGCCTTCGGCGAGTTGGTGGCGTAG
- a CDS encoding helix-turn-helix transcriptional regulator produces MPGPKELDPTVSLEAYLGSRVRRLREALGLTQRQLGLMVFVSHNRIAQIELATDPPGRDLVRLLDVALRADNALTDLWEHINDRKFDHYAKMFLRRQGEAKVIQECSLIIPGLLQTEAYMTALFVESDGLLDDLTTAEKLAIRLGRQQILNAEQPPWYRVTLHESALHLPVGGAEVMREQLAHLLEVAQRRNVDLQVLPQRLVPLPAVNGSFCLLTMPDGSRAAYSEGIGIGRLFQRPEEVTRLALIYDRVQAAALDPEMSVAFIRNVMEDRYTWELPPLA; encoded by the coding sequence GTGCCCGGACCCAAGGAACTCGATCCCACAGTGTCACTTGAGGCCTATCTGGGTTCTCGGGTGCGCCGGTTGCGCGAGGCGCTGGGACTGACGCAGCGGCAGCTCGGGCTGATGGTCTTCGTCTCGCACAACCGGATCGCGCAGATCGAGCTGGCCACGGACCCGCCGGGGCGGGATCTGGTGAGACTGCTGGACGTGGCGTTGCGGGCGGACAATGCCCTCACCGACCTGTGGGAGCACATCAACGACCGGAAGTTCGACCACTACGCGAAGATGTTCCTGCGTCGGCAGGGTGAAGCCAAGGTCATCCAGGAATGCTCCCTGATCATCCCAGGTCTGCTGCAGACCGAGGCGTACATGACGGCGCTGTTCGTCGAGAGCGATGGCCTGCTGGACGACCTCACCACAGCTGAGAAGCTCGCCATCCGTCTCGGGCGACAGCAGATCCTGAACGCCGAGCAGCCACCGTGGTACCGGGTGACACTGCACGAGTCCGCCCTGCACCTCCCCGTCGGTGGTGCCGAGGTGATGCGCGAACAATTGGCCCACCTGCTGGAGGTGGCCCAGCGGCGGAACGTCGATCTCCAAGTACTGCCGCAGCGCCTCGTGCCGTTGCCAGCCGTGAACGGGTCGTTCTGCCTGCTCACGATGCCGGACGGCTCGCGAGCGGCCTATAGCGAGGGGATCGGGATCGGGAGGCTCTTCCAACGGCCGGAGGAGGTTACCCGCTTGGCGCTCATCTACGATCGGGTTCAGGCCGCCGCGCTCGATCCGGAGATGTCGGTCGCCTTCATCCGGAACGTGATGGAGGATCGCTACACGTGGGAACTGCCGCCCTTGGCCTAG
- a CDS encoding DUF397 domain-containing protein, giving the protein MATRGNCRPWPSNAPWWRASYSAGTGDNCIEVADGFPGVTPVRDSKDPSGPALVFPAAAFAAFVADLRAGRLR; this is encoded by the coding sequence ATCGCTACACGTGGGAACTGCCGCCCTTGGCCTAGCAATGCGCCCTGGTGGCGGGCCAGTTACAGCGCCGGTACCGGGGACAACTGCATCGAGGTCGCGGACGGATTCCCCGGTGTCACCCCCGTGCGCGACTCCAAGGATCCGTCCGGCCCGGCGCTCGTCTTCCCCGCCGCCGCGTTCGCCGCGTTCGTCGCCGACCTCAGGGCCGGCCGCCTGCGGTAG
- a CDS encoding Uma2 family endonuclease, translating to MDLPFDFDLVDGEIVPRGTTSHWHNTVRDRLYLRLETARRSPSAVNSEQYVLIDQYNPPKPDVVVFDKTGLDVFSLECLPVASVSLTVEVVSPDSCSDDRFRKPGLYAEAGIPYFWRVERGAEDLPEVFEFWLDRESGVYAPAPKGGHHVGQLKTELPFPVEIDLRRLLDL from the coding sequence TTGGACCTGCCCTTTGACTTCGACCTGGTGGATGGGGAGATCGTGCCTCGCGGGACGACCAGTCACTGGCACAACACGGTGCGGGACAGGCTGTACCTCAGGCTGGAAACGGCCCGTCGATCCCCCTCAGCGGTGAACTCCGAGCAGTACGTGCTCATCGACCAGTACAACCCACCCAAGCCCGACGTCGTGGTCTTCGACAAGACCGGCCTGGACGTGTTCTCGCTGGAGTGTCTGCCTGTCGCCTCAGTGTCACTCACGGTCGAGGTGGTCTCCCCCGACTCCTGTTCCGACGACCGCTTCCGCAAGCCCGGCCTCTACGCCGAGGCCGGCATCCCCTACTTCTGGCGCGTCGAGCGCGGCGCCGAAGACCTCCCCGAGGTCTTCGAGTTCTGGCTCGACCGCGAGAGCGGCGTCTACGCCCCGGCTCCCAAAGGTGGGCACCACGTCGGGCAACTGAAGACCGAACTGCCGTTCCCCGTCGAGATCGACCTCCGCCGTCTCCTCGACCTCTGA
- a CDS encoding AraC family transcriptional regulator: protein MDVLSDAITAMRTGRPHSGHTHKLAPWGLRFPPSPGAGFHIVLRGSCWLLPPEDAPPVRLGVGDVVLLPRNRGYGLADSLETELIDVVLTDGGLLPAQRSELTDGPPGAETTTMLCGAYQLNQARPHPLLASLPDVLHLPAQVGRHPGLRSLVELLGAELTDRRLGTDAAVPALLDTLLLYILRAWFEESACVATSGWAAALGDPVVTAALREIHQSPAHPWTVEELGARTGLSRAAFARRFTALVGRPPLAYLTWWRMTTAGRLLRETDAPLRSVAQQTGYLSEFAFAKAFKREYDLSPGRYREQGRGAGRRSGSAMTGEG, encoded by the coding sequence ATGGACGTGCTCAGCGACGCGATCACCGCCATGCGCACCGGACGGCCGCACTCGGGCCACACCCACAAGCTCGCCCCCTGGGGGCTGCGCTTCCCGCCCTCGCCCGGCGCCGGCTTCCACATCGTGCTGCGCGGCTCCTGCTGGCTGCTGCCGCCCGAGGACGCGCCGCCGGTCAGGCTCGGGGTCGGCGACGTGGTGCTGCTGCCGCGCAACCGGGGCTACGGCCTGGCGGACTCGCTGGAGACCGAGCTGATCGACGTGGTCCTCACGGACGGCGGCCTGCTGCCCGCCCAGCGGTCCGAGCTGACCGACGGCCCGCCCGGTGCCGAGACGACCACCATGCTCTGCGGCGCCTACCAGCTCAACCAGGCCCGCCCGCACCCGCTGCTCGCCTCGCTGCCCGACGTGCTCCACCTGCCGGCCCAGGTCGGCCGGCACCCGGGCCTGCGCTCCCTGGTCGAGCTGCTCGGCGCGGAGCTGACCGACCGGCGGCTGGGCACCGACGCCGCCGTGCCCGCACTGCTCGACACCCTGCTGCTCTACATCCTGCGCGCCTGGTTCGAGGAGAGCGCGTGCGTGGCCACCAGTGGCTGGGCCGCCGCCCTGGGCGACCCGGTGGTCACCGCCGCCCTGCGGGAGATCCACCAGAGCCCGGCCCACCCCTGGACCGTCGAGGAGCTCGGCGCCCGCACCGGCCTCTCCCGCGCCGCCTTCGCCCGCCGCTTCACCGCCCTGGTCGGCCGGCCCCCGCTCGCCTACCTCACCTGGTGGCGGATGACCACCGCCGGACGGCTGCTCCGCGAGACCGACGCCCCGCTGCGCAGCGTCGCCCAACAGACCGGCTACCTCAGCGAGTTCGCCTTCGCCAAGGCCTTCAAGCGCGAGTACGACCTCTCCCCGGGCCGCTACCGGGAGCAGGGGCGCGGCGCGGGGCGGCGAAGCGGCTCGGCGATGACAGGCGAGGGATAG
- a CDS encoding zinc-dependent alcohol dehydrogenase family protein: MGDSAMAKAVVFDETGGPEVLKIVEVELGAPGPDEVLVRVEALGLNRAEALFRAGGYFYQPELPASRLGYEATGVVEAVGAEVTAFAVGDLVSTAALGHLSTHGVYGDRVLVPEANLIHRPGGSGIDAVTGVAVWLSYSTAYGALVEQGGLRPGDTVLITAASSSVGVAAIQVAGHLGAIPVAVTRTAAKREQLLKLGAAHVIALDEEDLLERVGEITAGRGAELVFDPVAGPGLATVAQAVATGGLLIVYGWLDPRPASLPVNWGLRILGYNNLEVVGDPVVRRRAQHFIDAGLRAGTLAPAVDRTFDLSEIVEAHRHLESNGQVGKVVVTVAH, translated from the coding sequence ATGGGGGATTCCGCCATGGCCAAGGCAGTGGTGTTCGACGAGACCGGTGGGCCCGAGGTCCTGAAGATCGTGGAGGTGGAGCTCGGCGCGCCGGGGCCGGACGAGGTGCTGGTGCGGGTCGAGGCGCTCGGGCTGAACCGCGCGGAGGCGCTGTTCCGCGCGGGCGGCTACTTCTACCAGCCGGAACTGCCCGCCTCCCGGCTCGGGTACGAGGCCACCGGCGTGGTCGAGGCGGTCGGCGCGGAGGTCACCGCCTTCGCGGTCGGCGACCTGGTCAGCACCGCCGCGCTGGGGCACCTGAGCACGCACGGCGTCTACGGTGACCGGGTGCTGGTGCCGGAGGCCAACCTGATCCACCGCCCGGGCGGGAGCGGGATCGACGCGGTGACCGGTGTGGCCGTCTGGCTCTCGTACAGCACCGCGTACGGCGCGCTGGTGGAGCAGGGCGGGCTGCGGCCCGGGGACACGGTGCTGATCACGGCGGCCTCCAGCAGCGTGGGGGTGGCGGCGATCCAGGTGGCCGGGCACCTGGGGGCGATTCCGGTGGCGGTCACCCGGACGGCGGCGAAGCGCGAGCAGCTGCTCAAGCTGGGCGCGGCACACGTGATCGCGCTGGACGAGGAGGACCTGCTGGAGCGGGTCGGCGAGATCACTGCGGGGCGGGGGGCCGAGCTGGTCTTCGACCCGGTGGCCGGGCCGGGGCTGGCCACCGTCGCGCAGGCGGTGGCCACCGGCGGGCTGCTGATCGTCTACGGCTGGCTGGACCCGCGCCCGGCCTCGCTGCCGGTCAACTGGGGTCTGCGCATTCTCGGTTACAACAACCTGGAGGTCGTCGGCGACCCGGTGGTTCGGCGGCGGGCGCAGCACTTCATCGACGCCGGGCTGCGAGCGGGGACGCTGGCGCCGGCGGTGGACCGGACCTTCGACCTGAGCGAGATCGTGGAGGCGCACCGGCACCTTGAGTCGAACGGGCAGGTGGGGAAGGTGGTGGTGACGGTGGCGCACTGA
- a CDS encoding ATP-binding protein, whose protein sequence is MSVSPLNPAHPTRARVVLLSGPSGSGKSSLAERLALPVLQLDDFYKDGDDPSLPLLPDGSGTDWDSPLSWHGAEALAAIRQLVAGGRAEVPVYSIPANGRAGSRTLELDGAPAFIAEGIFAAELVAACEAEGLLGAALCLRNRPLTTAWRRFRRDVREGRKSVPYLLRRGWRLMRAERGIVARQVELGADACAGDEAAARVRAVVRQGGRVAVGA, encoded by the coding sequence GTGAGTGTCTCGCCGCTGAACCCCGCCCATCCCACCCGTGCCCGCGTGGTGCTGCTCTCCGGGCCCTCGGGGTCGGGGAAGTCCTCGCTGGCCGAGCGCCTGGCCCTGCCGGTGCTGCAGCTCGACGACTTCTACAAGGACGGCGACGACCCCAGCCTGCCACTGCTGCCCGACGGCTCCGGCACCGACTGGGACTCGCCGCTCTCCTGGCACGGCGCCGAGGCGCTGGCCGCGATCCGGCAACTGGTGGCGGGCGGGCGGGCCGAGGTCCCGGTCTACTCGATCCCCGCCAACGGCCGAGCCGGCTCGCGCACCCTGGAGCTGGACGGCGCGCCCGCCTTCATCGCCGAGGGCATCTTCGCCGCCGAACTGGTCGCCGCCTGCGAGGCGGAAGGCCTGCTCGGCGCCGCCCTCTGCCTGCGCAACCGCCCGCTGACCACGGCCTGGCGCCGCTTCCGCCGTGACGTGCGCGAGGGCCGCAAGTCCGTCCCGTACCTGCTGCGGCGCGGCTGGCGGCTGATGCGCGCCGAACGCGGCATCGTGGCGCGGCAGGTGGAGCTGGGCGCGGACGCCTGCGCGGGCGACGAGGCGGCGGCCCGGGTGCGCGCCGTGGTCCGGCAGGGCGGGCGGGTCGCGGTCGGGGCTTGA
- a CDS encoding aldehyde dehydrogenase family protein: MSDVIRLDVMKTYKLFVGGKFPRSESGRVYEVTDSQGQWLANAPLGTRKDTRDAVLAARAAVKGWAGTTAYNRGQVLYRVAEMLQGRREQFAAEVAAAEGLSGKKAAALVDQAIDRWVWYAGWTDKVAQIAGAANPVAGPFFNLSVPEPTGVVGIVAPQTGYGHSFLGLVSVLAPVIATGNTAVVAAAADAPLPALSLGEVLATSDLPGGVVNIISGRTADLAPTLASHQDVNAVDLTGAIASDGPGAAAVLEAAAADTLKRVLRPALDPAAQDWTIAPGTNRLLSFLETKTVWHPMGQ; encoded by the coding sequence ATGTCTGATGTCATCCGGCTTGACGTGATGAAGACCTACAAGCTGTTCGTCGGCGGGAAGTTCCCGCGCTCCGAGAGCGGGCGGGTGTACGAGGTGACCGACAGTCAGGGCCAGTGGCTGGCCAACGCGCCGCTCGGGACCCGCAAGGACACCCGCGACGCCGTGCTCGCCGCCCGCGCGGCGGTCAAGGGCTGGGCCGGGACCACGGCGTACAACCGCGGCCAGGTGCTCTACCGGGTGGCCGAGATGCTCCAGGGGCGGCGCGAGCAGTTCGCCGCCGAGGTGGCGGCGGCCGAGGGGCTGAGCGGCAAGAAGGCCGCGGCGCTGGTGGACCAGGCGATCGACCGCTGGGTCTGGTACGCGGGCTGGACCGACAAGGTGGCGCAGATCGCCGGCGCCGCCAACCCGGTGGCCGGGCCGTTCTTCAACCTCTCGGTGCCGGAGCCGACCGGCGTGGTGGGCATCGTGGCCCCGCAGACCGGCTACGGGCACTCCTTCCTCGGCCTGGTCTCGGTGCTCGCCCCGGTGATCGCCACCGGCAACACCGCCGTGGTGGCGGCCGCCGCCGACGCCCCGCTGCCGGCCCTGTCACTGGGCGAGGTGCTCGCCACCTCGGACCTGCCCGGCGGTGTGGTGAACATCATCTCGGGCCGCACCGCCGACCTGGCGCCGACACTGGCCTCGCACCAGGACGTCAACGCGGTGGACCTGACCGGTGCGATCGCTTCCGACGGTCCGGGCGCGGCGGCTGTCCTGGAGGCGGCCGCGGCCGATACATTGAAGCGGGTGCTGCGCCCGGCTCTCGATCCGGCAGCGCAGGACTGGACCATTGCTCCGGGTACCAACCGGCTACTCTCCTTCCTGGAGACCAAGACGGTCTGGCACCCGATGGGCCAGTAG